The Hippocampus zosterae strain Florida chromosome 2, ASM2543408v3, whole genome shotgun sequence genome contains the following window.
ATCTGATCACAAATGGAGCAGAATGATTATTTCACTCACTTGTTTATttgctgtattaaaaaaatatttcatttggaagtcagtcaagtcatttttttctttcaaatatgtTGTATATTCTCTAATAGTGTATGAAGCAGTTGTGATTCATAAGATACAAaaagtagacacacacacagcctgacCTGAACTGCAACgatttggttcatttttttcctttgcccaATATAGAAGTCAAAGGTATCTTGTTTTGACGTGGTtaattttcgtttgtttgtggATGTAGCAGAATGGAAATACGAAAGGTTTGAGAGTCAGATGATATTTACAAAGTCATTTTGTCCTTGACAAAAAGAACAGCGTGCTTGAGAATAGTGTTCAACATCTCGAGGTGAATGAGCACGAGACCATGATGATGTTTTGTGTAGTTCAGTTTCATAGTGGAATAAAGTTTTGAAGTTACAGAATCGTTTTGTATAATAGATGTATCAATCCCGATTTCGATCGCAGTCAAAATAATTCTGATGATAATTTTTTCCATAATTGTCCAGCCCTGGtggtcatggaacaaattaaagTCATTAATTTGTAAAATCATTGTTAACTTCATCAGTTTGTTTTCTAAAATGATTTCAACTTTTACCATTATTATTTTGTCTAACCCCCGCaccccaaaatgtcattttggcaGTAACTCCAACGTCCTTGTCCAACACCATCCTGTGGAATCGCGGTCACAACTTGACGGCCCACAGCGAACCCAGGAAGATGTCACGTGGCGTCTACCAGACCTTTTTCAGCTGGTTTGGCGACCACAGTAATCCCGGACAAGACGATGTCGCGCAGGTATGGTCGCCAACTGGCAACACTCACAAATAGTGTCGTGCAtgcaaacacaaagaaaatgacCTGTCACTTGTTATTAGACTTTGTTTGTATAAAGTACCATTTGGGAATGTTTGGGAAGGCGGATGACTGGCAGATTCAAATTGGGGACAATGATTTGAGTGGTCGTCCTGGTCAtaaaacaattcttcaaaattTGCATTGATTAAGCATGAACAAATGTAAAAGAAATTGTTGATAAAAACAAATGGATGTACAGGTATCTGTAAATTCCAGGTGCCTCAAGTCATTTTATGAATAAACATTTCAGGAGGCTCACTTGGTTGAACTTTTTCTCTGATCTTTTTGCGATTGTCTAGATCCTGAAGGACGACCTATACAGGGACCCTTTGAGATACTACCTCACGCCTCTCTGGCAGCCCAGAGAGAACGGCAGGTAGGTCGCATTCCCAATGTTTACTGCATCCATCCGTAGAGCATATACTGGAATTTGAGTCGTTTTGGTGTCCACAATGTTTCCATGGGCCAAAACTTGTGTCTCCCACAATATCGGCAAGCGCAGAGCATTCTTCAGCGTGTTTAAAACTGTTCTTTTGAAACTTAATGATAATCTTCTCTCACTTTACTTGCTCCGTGTGAAACATGGTCCTGTGTAGTTGAACGCAGTTGTTGTAAGAATCGCAACAGATGGGTGGATGATTTGTATGTACCTTCTGCTATTGTGTGGAATAGGATGTCATTGTCCTGCCTTCAGAATCTAATTAACTTcgacaaacccaattccaatgaagttgggacatggtattatacataaataaaaacggaGTATGACAATATGCATATTAAATTGCATACCCTGtgaagacaagatatttattgTTCAAACAGATAGactttgtttttagcaaatcatCATCAACTTTGAATTGTATGCCTGCAACACATTTCCAAAAGGATGGGACAGGCTCATTATTACGACAGTGTtgcatcaccttttcttttaagaaCATTCCATAAACGTTTGGCAACGGAGGTGGCTAATTGTTGAAGTTTTGTAGCTGGAATTCTTCCTCCTTTCtcgcttgatgtacagcttcagctgGTCAAGAGTCTGGGGTCTCCGCTGTCCTATTTTACACTTGCTACTCTATGCAGTGTCAATGCCTCACACTCTATATCATTCCCATAGATAGATATACAAAGATCTTCATTATGTGTTGTAAATAAAGTGAAGTAGGGTCTCTCACAATACCCTAGTTTGCATTCTACATTATAGTGGATATTCACACGCAGCGCACCATAGTTCAGAAATCCCATCTGATTTACTTGTGCAGTTGAgtggggtcccccccccccccccccttataaaCCTGAGCGTGTTGTCCTCCAGTGATGGCGACGGCGCCACAGCAGCTGACCACAGCAATGGCGACGACTGTGTGGTAATCTCTGACTCGGACGAGGAAGCTGGTGAGCCGGAGCCAGGCCACAGTGgtggagaggaagaagaggaggaaaaagaaggaggaagagaagaagaagaagaagaagaggaggaggaaggggcaCCGAGTGCAGGTCGGTTACTTTTTGATTTAGAGCACACAAGCACCAGAGAAGCAGTGGTCAAACTTTAGTGCTCGAGGGACATAACCGATTTTTACATTAGACCAATGGCCAAGTTATTTGTCGATAAACTAAAAGAAAGAAACGTGTACGCATGTCGAATATGATCTACCTATTTGTCTctgtttatctatctatctgagatttggacatttaaaaattaaactaGGTCTCTCAATAATTAGacgatgaaaataaatatctaaTTAATTTGATAAGTGCTTAGTTATTGATTTATTGTTGCGCCCCGAGGCGGTGCTCATAAGAGCAGATGCACATCACTTAGACTTGAGCAATTTTGGCAACATGGGGACATTGAGAACATTGAGAAGTTGGTCCCAAGTTGAATATAAAACAGAATTCAAAAGCCTTAAATTGAACATGCCTTCAGTTGTAGGAACTGTGGAATGAGTGCTTTCAGTTTTCCTCATCAAAACTCCAAACGTTATCCTCCTCAGATGAGAGCCAGGAAGAAGGTGAAGGTGGAGAAATTGTGATTGACGGTAAGTGTTCTGTCGTCTGTTCATTTGAGACTTTCATTTACAAGGTGAAGCCAAATACCGTACTGACATAGTGTGTCTGGCTTTTACCTGGCAGGCTCGGATGACAGCGACCAGGAAGATGAGGCGGCCTGAAACGGGAAGTCAGGAAGAGCAGCGGGTATGCCTGAGCATCTTCCGGATGTTAGTTATGTTATGcacaaaatgtcatatttttgtaatATACCAAAATATGATCTCTACTTTTGAAATCAGGGTTAACTTAATAAAGCCAAGGCAAGGTGACTTATGATTTTCTATGGTGTATTCGAATACAGTACACTGCCCAAAAGGATCGCTTTTAGACAACGTTGTTCTGCAGCCGACTTTTAGCAAAGTACACAAACGACAAGAATCTCACAGGCATGGGAAGCAGCCGTTATCCTTTGGGCTCTTTTTCCTGTTCTAATCTATTCAATTATGTTGACCACATCATCACCACATTTCAGGAACACTTCGAACTGAACCAAAATGTGTTCTCAGGGATGCCCCTCACCCTtactcccaccccccacacttGATTTCACAATTCGGCATTGTGAAGACGAAAATGTGTACTCTACTGTAGTCAAGAAAAGCAGATAATGTTTTCACCAgcgtggtccccccccccccctccacacggTATATAAAATGCAGCAAACATGCCACTCAATCACAGTGTGACATTGCCAGTTGTACTTTGATCAGCGTCTGCCGTAGGTGCAATTTTGTCTTTTTAGTTGGTTCACAGCAGTTTTCACAGCCTGCGTTAAGGGTTTCTCTgtggaatttgacatttttgtacaCACCGTGGCATTCATGTTAGCATCAGCGTTCTGATGGCACAATTATGTGTTTTTGCTTATGGGTACTTTGACATTTCAACCTGTTAGGTTTAGATTCTTGGTCCATGGAAATTGTTCCCGGTACTCCATGGTAGTAATTTGTGGTACATTTATGCTCAACCAAATCATACTGGGAAGTCCAAGGTTTCACCCGTtcacccattcattttctgaactgctttctCCCATCACTACAATATCATTCATAAACTGTATTTGTTTGGCTTGGCAGCAGGCGAGTCCCACTTGCTTCAAACACGGAACTTttatttttagtgtgtgtgaAAGCCTGCGGGGTGGGTGACATCATTATGGCGGTGTGCAAGCATGCGCTGCGTTTGAATGCGCCATGGAAAATTGACAACTCTTCTGCTCCCGCACAGTTACATCTGAAAGATGCGCTTTGGAATCTAAACATGGCTCAGTTTGATTTGACGTGAATCGGTGCTCAGAAGTACCGACCCAAATCGGTCCAGACCCCAAAAAGTATCTGCCTTCGGTACCCACCCTTAGTGATAGCGCTGTCCCGAAGCGATCCAGTCGGAATGTAATTAATTTTTGTCTCCTGAATTAATTATCTGGTCTCTTAATCATCATGTTTGATATGTCTGAATTTCAATGTCGTCTACTTTTTAATCTATACAGCTGTTGAAACGTAAATGATGGGCGACGTGGGGTATTCCTTCAGCAGTTCATATCACGGAACATCATCTTTGACTGACACTTGACACATTCAAACGGCAGTAGAGATGAAGGCTAAAATCATCCTTCAAGCTTTTAGCCCTGTTTTCGCAGTGGCTCTGCCTTGGTCAGAAGACATGCGAGCGTTTGTTTACTAGTGACACCGTCGGAGAACACTTGAGACTTTGCTACACAGAAGAGCGTGGGCTTTTCCCGGcgaattggcttttttttttttttttttaaagactggaAAGACCACGGACCATGATAACGTGCTCAAACTTGGGCAGCCAGTAACTGTCAACTGTGTACAAGTCTGACAAAGAATCAAACAAAGTATACACGTTCAATTTCTGCCGTGACCACTCTTGTAACCCAAAATAGTAATtgtcccatttttattttaattttcttcaATGAATGGGAAGACCATTAATTTATCCCAGTCTcacacccaatttttttttaatgaaaacaacGTAATACCAATTAAATAGAATAAACCGTTCGGCCGATGGATGGTTAAAGAACTGGTTTTTGCATCATGATTGATTCATCGCAGCTCCTTCTAATGTTCACGACTCGGCCACCAGACGTCAGTATAACACTGTTGCACAGAAAAACGAAGAAGAGTTTCACTCAACTCCACTGTTTTAGTCATTTGCAGGAATACCgttatttgtttctttgttttttgcagaggataaaagcTGTCTGCCTTTGAGTATTGTTGTAGCatctgtcttttttgttttattttgacctGGGAGTGAATTACACAGGTTGAAGCTACTTTTTAAAGATTTCTTTGCCGTCTGCCATGGCAGATCGTTGTCAAGTGAGTTAACTGCCACAATTTGGCATTTGTATCTCCAATTGTTgttcaaagcaacaaaaaaaaaaaactaaaacaaacccACAGCCCAACGACGGCTCATATCTCGAAATTTCGAAGTCAGGTCACTGGTTTGTCAAGGCCCCAGTGAAAAAATAATCTCGTCTCAATTTTAAAATTGGAGGCTGGGAATGGCGGGTGAATGATGTCAATGTTGCGCAAGACTGATCTAAGCAGTTACCCAATCTGCATTGAATCATGAACATCTCGTTTCTTTGTCACACCTCATATGCTCACAAGGCCATGTGTTCACAAACATTGCAACAGTTTGTGTTAAACTCGCGTCTTATTTTCAGGGTGCACTGGAACACGTTTGCTCATGAAAATTTTTCTCCCATAGCGCTGTACCTTCACATGTGCTTTTCTAGAAAATTGTAGTCCTTTGTTGCTTTGGTTACTTTCATTTTGTTAGGGGCGACATGTCCACCTTTTGCGTCAGACCCAATAAAGTAGGAAGTtgtttgactttgctgttgaccGTTTTGTTGTTACACTTACATTTGCACCCGACACTAGTATGTCTATTTCTTGTCGCCACAAGATGTCAGTGTGGTGTAATTTGTCACCTTTGTTGTGCTGATTTAAATAAAGTCCTTCTGTATCACATATCAGAGTGTGATGGTGTGATGATCTAAAACCTGAAGTATTTCAGGTTTTAGATTAAAATTTTCAATGCTAATCTAGTAAACCATAATAAAGATCTGTTTTTGTCACACTTGAGTTCTTGAATGAATGCTGTCGACATGACTTTTT
Protein-coding sequences here:
- the tspy gene encoding testis specific protein Y-linked isoform X3; the protein is MRMMPQTRVKVMNPCLDLLPHRAPLSRPRMRRMRTVQMRLEALEKKSAWLHQRLELKMGRMRRPHLDQRRSITKNIPGFWVTALLNHPHLSAHIDETDEDALSYMTDLEIETFKNNKVGFQIRFHFRRNPYFQNNIIMKELQLGLGVTPTSLSNTILWNRGHNLTAHSEPRKMSRGVYQTFFSWFGDHSNPGQDDVAQILKDDLYRDPLRYYLTPLWQPRENGSVLSSSDGDGATAADHSNGDDCVVISDSDEEAGEPEPGHSGGEEEEEEKEGGREEEEEEEEEEGAPSADESQEEGEGGEIVIDGSDDSDQEDEAA